A genomic stretch from Meriones unguiculatus strain TT.TT164.6M chromosome 15, Bangor_MerUng_6.1, whole genome shotgun sequence includes:
- the Slc4a3 gene encoding anion exchange protein 3 isoform X1: protein MANGVIPPPGGASPLPQVRVPLEEPPLGPDVEEEDDDLGKTLAVSRFGDLISKTPAWDPEKPSRSYSERDFEFHRHTSHHTHHPLSARLPPPHKLRRLPPTSARHTRRKRKKEKTSAPPSEGTPPIQEEGGTGAEEEEEEEEEEGESEAEPAEPPPLGPPQKAKFSIGSDEDDSPGLSNKAACTKALPAVGLHSDQSPQRSGSSPSPRARASRISTEKTRPWSPSASYDLRERLCPGSALGNPGPEQRVPTDEAEAQMLGSADLDDMKSHRLEDNPGVRRHLVKKPSRIQGGRGSPSGLAPILRRKKKKKKLDRRPHEVFVELNELMLDRSQEPHWRETARWIKFEEDVEEETERWGKPHVASLSFRSLLELRRTIAQGAALLDLEQTTLPGIAHLVVETMIVSDQIRPEDRASVLRTLLLKHSHPNDDKDSGFFPRNPSSSSVNSVLGNHHPTPSHGPDGAVPTMADDLGEPAPLWPHDPDAKEKPLHMPGGDGHRGKSLKLLEKIPEDAEATVVLVGCVPFLEQPAAAFVRLSEAVLLESVLEVPVPVRFLFVMLGPSHTSTDYHELGRSIATLMSDKLFHEAAYQADDRQDLLGAISEFLDGSIVIPPSEVEGRDLLRSVAAFQRELLRKRREREQTKVEMTTRGGYAAPGKELSLEMGGSEATSEDDPLRRTGSVFGGLVRDVKRRYPHYPSDLRDALHSQCVAAVLFIYFAALSPAITFGGLLGEKTEGLMGVSELIVSTAVLGVLFSLLGAQPLLVVGFSGPLLVFEEAFFKFCRAQDLEYLTGRVWVGLWLVVFVLALVAAEGSFLVRYISPFTQEIFAFLISLIFIYETFHKLYKVFTEHPLLPFYPPEGSLEGTLETGLELNSSALPPTEGPPGPRNQPNTALLSLILMLGTFLIAFFLRKFRNSRFLGGKARRIIGDFGIPISILVMVLVDYSITDTYTQKLTVPTGLSVTSPHKRTWFIPPLGSARPFPPWMMVAAAVPALLVLILIFMETQITALIVSQKARRLLKGSGFHLDLLLIGSLGGLCGLFGLPWLTAATVRSVTHVNALTVMRTAIAPGDKPQIQEVREQRVTGVLIASLVGLSIVMGAVLRRIPLAVLFGIFLYMGVTSLSGIQLSQRLLLIFMPAKHHPEQPYVTKVRTWRMHLFTCIQLGCIALLWVVKSTAASLAFPFLLLLTVPLRRCLLPRLFQDRELQALDSEDAEPNFDEDGQDEYNELHMPV, encoded by the exons GTCCGGGTGCCCTTGGAGGAGCCCCCTCTGGGTCCAGATGTAGAAGAGGAGGATGATGACTTGGGCAAGACCTTGGCTGTGAGCAGGTTTGGGGACCTCATCAGCAAGACCCCGGCCTGGGACCCTGAGAAGCCTAGCCGCAGCTACAGCGAGCGGGACTTTGAGT TTCACCGGCACACATCCCACCACACCCATCACCCGCTCTCAGCCCGCCTGCCTCCACCCCACAAGCTGCGGCGACTGCCCCCTACCTCTGCTCGGCAcaccaggaggaagaggaagaaggagaaaacctctgctcccccctcagaaggGACACCCCCCATCCAGGAGGAGGGGGGAACCggagcagaagaggaggaggaggaggaagaggaagaaggagagtcTGAGGCAGAGCCCGCAGAGCCTCCACCCTTAGGGCCGCCACAGAAAGCAAAG TTCTCCATTGGAAGCGATGAGGATGACAGCCCAGGCCTTTCTAACAAGGCTGCCTGTACCAAGGCCCTGCCTGCTGTGGGCCTGCACTCTGACCAGAGCCCCCAACGCTCCGGCAG CTCTCCTAGTCCCCGGGCTCGGGCTTCCCGAATCTCTACAGAGAAGACCCGGCCCTGGAGTCCGTCAGCCAGCTATGACCTGCGGGAGCGATTGTGCCCAGGCAGTGCCCTGGGTAACCCTGGGCCAGAGCAGCGGGTGCCCACGGATGAGGCAGAGGCCCAGATGCTGGGTTCTGCCGATCTGGACGACATGAAGA GTCATCGGCTGGAGGACAACCCTGGTGTGCGGCGGCACTTGGTGAAGAAACCATCCCGGATCCAGGGTGGGAGAGGCAGCCCCAGTGGCCTGGCTCCCATCCTGcgcaggaagaagaaaaagaagaagctggATCGGAGGCCCCATGAG GTGTTTGTGGAACTGAATGAACTGATGCTGGACCGCAGCCAGGAGCCACACTGGCGGGAGACGGCGCGCTGGATCAAGTTCGAGGAGGATGTGGAGGAGGAGACGGAGCGCTGGGGGAAGCCCCACGTCGCCTCGCTCTCCTTCCGTAGCCTGCTGGAGCTCAGGAGGACCATTGCCCAGG GAGCGGCTCTCCTGGACCTGGAGCAGACCACCCTACCGGGCATCGCTCACCTCGTGGTGGAAACCATGATTGTATCTGACCAGATCCGGCCAGAGGACAGGGCTAGCGTTCTGAGGACCCTGCTCCTGAAGCACAG CCATCCCAATGATGACAAAGATAGTGGCTTTTTCCCTCGAAATCCGTCAAGCTCCAGTGTGAACTCAGTCTTGGGGAATCACCACCCAACCCCTAGTCATGGCCCTGATGGTGCGGTACCCACCATGGCCGATGACCTAGGGGAGCCAGCTCCATTGTGGCCACATGACCCTGATGCCAAGGAG AAGCCCCTCCACATGCCTGGGGGAGACGGTCACCGGGGGAAAAGCTTGAAACTGCTGGAGAAGATCCCTGAAGATGCCGAGGCCACTGTCGTGCTCGTGG GCTGTGTGCCTTTCttggagcagccagcagcagctTTCGTGCGGCTCAGCGAGGCCGTTCTCTTGGAGTCTGTGCTCGAGGTCCCAGTGCCTGTTCGCTTCCTGTTTGTGATGCTGGGGCCCAGCCATACCAGCACTGACTATCATGAACTAGGACGCTCCATCGCCACCCTCATGTCTGACAAG CTATTTCATGAGGCTGCCTACCAGGCAGATGACCGGCAGGATCTTTTGGGTGCCATCAGTGAGTTCCTGGATGGTAGCATTGTGATACCCCCATCGGAGGTCGAGGGCCGAGACCTACTACGCTCTGTGGCTGCCTTCCAGCGTGAGCTGCTGAGGAAGCGGCGGGAGCGGGAACAGACCAAAGTGGAGATGACCACCCGGGGGGGCTACGCGGCCCCTGGCAAAG AACTGTCTTTGGAGATGGGGGGCTCCGAGGCAACCTCTGAAGATGATCCCCTGCGGCGGACAGGCTCAGTGTTTGGGGGGCTGGTGCGGGATGTGAAGCGCCGGTATCCACACTACCCCAGTGACCTGCGGGATGCTCTGCACTCGCAGTGCGTGGCCGCCGTGCTCTTCATCTACTTCGCGGCCCTCAGCCCTGCCATCACCTTTGGGGGGCTGCTAG GAGAGAAGACTGAGGGGCTAATGGGCGTGTCAGAGCTGATTGTATCCACGGCTGTGCTTGGGGTCCTCTTCTCCCTGCTGGGGGCCCAGCCACTGCTCGTGGTGGGCTTCTCTGGGCCTCTGCTGGTCTTTGAAGAAGCCTTCTTCAAG TTCTGCCGAGCTCAGGACCTGGAGTATCTCACCGGTCGAGTATGGGTGGGCCTCTGGCTGGTGGTCTTCGTCCTGGCCTTGGTGGCTGCAGAGGGCAGCTTCCTGGTCCGTTACATCTCGCCATTTACCCAGGAGATCTTCGCTTTCCTCATCTCGCTCATTTTCATCTATGAGACTTTTCACAAGCTCTATAAG GTGTTCACAGAGCACCCTCTGCTGCCATTCTACCCGCCCGAGGGGTCCCTGGAGGGGACCCTGGAGACTGGCTTGGAACTGAATAGTAGTGCCCTGCCCCCCACGGAGGGACCACCAGGCCCCAGGAACCAGCCCAATACAGCTCTGCTGTCCCTTATCCTCATGCTGGGGACTTTCCTCATCGCCTTCTTCCTGCGAAAGTTCAGGAACAGCCGCTTCCTGGGGGGCAAG GCTCGACGCATCATCGGGGATTTTGGCATTCCCATCTCCATCTTGGTGATGGTCCTGGTGGACTATTCTATCACAGACACCTATACACAG AAGCTAACGGTGCCGACAGGGCTCTCAGTGACCTCACCGCATAAGCGCACATGGTTCATCCCGCCCTTAGGCAGCGCCCGCCCCTTCCCGCCATGGATGATGGTGGCTGCCGCTGTCCCTGCACTCTTGGTCCTCATCTTGATATTCATGGAGACACAGATCACTGC gCTCATTGTCAGCCAGAAGGCACGGAGGCTACTCAAGGGTTCCGGCTTCCATCTTGACCTGCTTTTGATTGGCTCTTTGGGTGGCCTCTGTGGGTTATTCGGATTGCCCTGGCTCACGGCTGCCACGGTCCGCTCTGTCACCCATGTCAACGCGTTGACGGTAATGCGTACTGCCATTGCACCTGGCGACAAGCCCCAGATCCAGGAGGTTCGGGAACAGCGGGTCACCGGTGTGCTCATTGCCAGCCTTGTGG GCCTGTCTATCGTCATGGGTGCTGTGCTGCGCCGGATCCCACTGGCCGTGCTCTTCGGGATTTTCCTGTACATGGGGGTCACATCATTGTCCGGTATCCAATTGTCCCAGCGTCTGCTGCTCATTTTCATGCCAGCGAAGCACCATCCTGAGCAGCCCTACGTGACCAAG GTGAGGACGTGGCGGATGCACCTGTTCACCTGTATCCAGCTGGGCTGCATCGCGCTTCTCTGGGTGGTCAAATCAACGGCCGCCTCGCTGGCCTTCCCCTTCCTGCTCTTGCTCACGGTGCCTCTGAGGCGTTGCCTTTTGCCCCGGCTCTTCCAGGACAGGGAGCTCCAGGCG TTGGACTCTGAAGATGCTGAGCCCAACTTTGATGAAGATGGCCAGGATGAATACAATGAGCTGCACATGCCTGTGTGA
- the Slc4a3 gene encoding anion exchange protein 3 isoform X2, whose translation MTSPLDKVMEPNGTLSPGPRDAEDQGPGRNPAPSTGDSEDLEMFVLDFEDYGLWEPMRGHPSPPAGVAACHRLEDNPGVRRHLVKKPSRIQGGRGSPSGLAPILRRKKKKKKLDRRPHEVFVELNELMLDRSQEPHWRETARWIKFEEDVEEETERWGKPHVASLSFRSLLELRRTIAQGAALLDLEQTTLPGIAHLVVETMIVSDQIRPEDRASVLRTLLLKHSHPNDDKDSGFFPRNPSSSSVNSVLGNHHPTPSHGPDGAVPTMADDLGEPAPLWPHDPDAKEKPLHMPGGDGHRGKSLKLLEKIPEDAEATVVLVGCVPFLEQPAAAFVRLSEAVLLESVLEVPVPVRFLFVMLGPSHTSTDYHELGRSIATLMSDKLFHEAAYQADDRQDLLGAISEFLDGSIVIPPSEVEGRDLLRSVAAFQRELLRKRREREQTKVEMTTRGGYAAPGKELSLEMGGSEATSEDDPLRRTGSVFGGLVRDVKRRYPHYPSDLRDALHSQCVAAVLFIYFAALSPAITFGGLLGEKTEGLMGVSELIVSTAVLGVLFSLLGAQPLLVVGFSGPLLVFEEAFFKFCRAQDLEYLTGRVWVGLWLVVFVLALVAAEGSFLVRYISPFTQEIFAFLISLIFIYETFHKLYKVFTEHPLLPFYPPEGSLEGTLETGLELNSSALPPTEGPPGPRNQPNTALLSLILMLGTFLIAFFLRKFRNSRFLGGKARRIIGDFGIPISILVMVLVDYSITDTYTQKLTVPTGLSVTSPHKRTWFIPPLGSARPFPPWMMVAAAVPALLVLILIFMETQITALIVSQKARRLLKGSGFHLDLLLIGSLGGLCGLFGLPWLTAATVRSVTHVNALTVMRTAIAPGDKPQIQEVREQRVTGVLIASLVGLSIVMGAVLRRIPLAVLFGIFLYMGVTSLSGIQLSQRLLLIFMPAKHHPEQPYVTKVRTWRMHLFTCIQLGCIALLWVVKSTAASLAFPFLLLLTVPLRRCLLPRLFQDRELQALDSEDAEPNFDEDGQDEYNELHMPV comes from the exons ATGACGAGCCCGCTGGACAAGGTCATGGAGCCCAATGGGACTCTGAGTCCTGGGCCCAGGGACGCTGAGGACCAGGGCCCTGGGAGGAATCCAGCCCCTAGCACTGGTGACTCAGAGGATTTGGAAATGTTCGTATTGGACTTTGAAGACTATGGCCTGTGGGAGCCCATGAGGGGCCACCCGAGCCCCCCGGCAGGGGTAGCTGCTT GTCATCGGCTGGAGGACAACCCTGGTGTGCGGCGGCACTTGGTGAAGAAACCATCCCGGATCCAGGGTGGGAGAGGCAGCCCCAGTGGCCTGGCTCCCATCCTGcgcaggaagaagaaaaagaagaagctggATCGGAGGCCCCATGAG GTGTTTGTGGAACTGAATGAACTGATGCTGGACCGCAGCCAGGAGCCACACTGGCGGGAGACGGCGCGCTGGATCAAGTTCGAGGAGGATGTGGAGGAGGAGACGGAGCGCTGGGGGAAGCCCCACGTCGCCTCGCTCTCCTTCCGTAGCCTGCTGGAGCTCAGGAGGACCATTGCCCAGG GAGCGGCTCTCCTGGACCTGGAGCAGACCACCCTACCGGGCATCGCTCACCTCGTGGTGGAAACCATGATTGTATCTGACCAGATCCGGCCAGAGGACAGGGCTAGCGTTCTGAGGACCCTGCTCCTGAAGCACAG CCATCCCAATGATGACAAAGATAGTGGCTTTTTCCCTCGAAATCCGTCAAGCTCCAGTGTGAACTCAGTCTTGGGGAATCACCACCCAACCCCTAGTCATGGCCCTGATGGTGCGGTACCCACCATGGCCGATGACCTAGGGGAGCCAGCTCCATTGTGGCCACATGACCCTGATGCCAAGGAG AAGCCCCTCCACATGCCTGGGGGAGACGGTCACCGGGGGAAAAGCTTGAAACTGCTGGAGAAGATCCCTGAAGATGCCGAGGCCACTGTCGTGCTCGTGG GCTGTGTGCCTTTCttggagcagccagcagcagctTTCGTGCGGCTCAGCGAGGCCGTTCTCTTGGAGTCTGTGCTCGAGGTCCCAGTGCCTGTTCGCTTCCTGTTTGTGATGCTGGGGCCCAGCCATACCAGCACTGACTATCATGAACTAGGACGCTCCATCGCCACCCTCATGTCTGACAAG CTATTTCATGAGGCTGCCTACCAGGCAGATGACCGGCAGGATCTTTTGGGTGCCATCAGTGAGTTCCTGGATGGTAGCATTGTGATACCCCCATCGGAGGTCGAGGGCCGAGACCTACTACGCTCTGTGGCTGCCTTCCAGCGTGAGCTGCTGAGGAAGCGGCGGGAGCGGGAACAGACCAAAGTGGAGATGACCACCCGGGGGGGCTACGCGGCCCCTGGCAAAG AACTGTCTTTGGAGATGGGGGGCTCCGAGGCAACCTCTGAAGATGATCCCCTGCGGCGGACAGGCTCAGTGTTTGGGGGGCTGGTGCGGGATGTGAAGCGCCGGTATCCACACTACCCCAGTGACCTGCGGGATGCTCTGCACTCGCAGTGCGTGGCCGCCGTGCTCTTCATCTACTTCGCGGCCCTCAGCCCTGCCATCACCTTTGGGGGGCTGCTAG GAGAGAAGACTGAGGGGCTAATGGGCGTGTCAGAGCTGATTGTATCCACGGCTGTGCTTGGGGTCCTCTTCTCCCTGCTGGGGGCCCAGCCACTGCTCGTGGTGGGCTTCTCTGGGCCTCTGCTGGTCTTTGAAGAAGCCTTCTTCAAG TTCTGCCGAGCTCAGGACCTGGAGTATCTCACCGGTCGAGTATGGGTGGGCCTCTGGCTGGTGGTCTTCGTCCTGGCCTTGGTGGCTGCAGAGGGCAGCTTCCTGGTCCGTTACATCTCGCCATTTACCCAGGAGATCTTCGCTTTCCTCATCTCGCTCATTTTCATCTATGAGACTTTTCACAAGCTCTATAAG GTGTTCACAGAGCACCCTCTGCTGCCATTCTACCCGCCCGAGGGGTCCCTGGAGGGGACCCTGGAGACTGGCTTGGAACTGAATAGTAGTGCCCTGCCCCCCACGGAGGGACCACCAGGCCCCAGGAACCAGCCCAATACAGCTCTGCTGTCCCTTATCCTCATGCTGGGGACTTTCCTCATCGCCTTCTTCCTGCGAAAGTTCAGGAACAGCCGCTTCCTGGGGGGCAAG GCTCGACGCATCATCGGGGATTTTGGCATTCCCATCTCCATCTTGGTGATGGTCCTGGTGGACTATTCTATCACAGACACCTATACACAG AAGCTAACGGTGCCGACAGGGCTCTCAGTGACCTCACCGCATAAGCGCACATGGTTCATCCCGCCCTTAGGCAGCGCCCGCCCCTTCCCGCCATGGATGATGGTGGCTGCCGCTGTCCCTGCACTCTTGGTCCTCATCTTGATATTCATGGAGACACAGATCACTGC gCTCATTGTCAGCCAGAAGGCACGGAGGCTACTCAAGGGTTCCGGCTTCCATCTTGACCTGCTTTTGATTGGCTCTTTGGGTGGCCTCTGTGGGTTATTCGGATTGCCCTGGCTCACGGCTGCCACGGTCCGCTCTGTCACCCATGTCAACGCGTTGACGGTAATGCGTACTGCCATTGCACCTGGCGACAAGCCCCAGATCCAGGAGGTTCGGGAACAGCGGGTCACCGGTGTGCTCATTGCCAGCCTTGTGG GCCTGTCTATCGTCATGGGTGCTGTGCTGCGCCGGATCCCACTGGCCGTGCTCTTCGGGATTTTCCTGTACATGGGGGTCACATCATTGTCCGGTATCCAATTGTCCCAGCGTCTGCTGCTCATTTTCATGCCAGCGAAGCACCATCCTGAGCAGCCCTACGTGACCAAG GTGAGGACGTGGCGGATGCACCTGTTCACCTGTATCCAGCTGGGCTGCATCGCGCTTCTCTGGGTGGTCAAATCAACGGCCGCCTCGCTGGCCTTCCCCTTCCTGCTCTTGCTCACGGTGCCTCTGAGGCGTTGCCTTTTGCCCCGGCTCTTCCAGGACAGGGAGCTCCAGGCG TTGGACTCTGAAGATGCTGAGCCCAACTTTGATGAAGATGGCCAGGATGAATACAATGAGCTGCACATGCCTGTGTGA